The Mycolicibacterium duvalii DNA window CCGCCCCGGGGCCGCGGCGCGGGTGGGCGTGCGCCCCGGCGACGGGGGCTCGGGTGGGGGTGCCGATGCGAGCGCTCGCGGCGCTGGGCTGCGCCGTGCCGGCTCTGTGGTTGCCGTGGCCGGCAGTCGCTGCCGCCGCGGCGCTGACCATCACGCTGCTGGTGCGCCGCCGGCGGCGCCGACGGGCGCGCGACCGCACGCACGAGGCCGAGGTCCTGCAGGGAGCGCTCGACGTTCTGGTCGGGGAACTGCGAATCGGTGCGCACCCCGTGGCGGCGCTGACCGTGGCCGCGCGCGAGTCCCGCGGACCGGTGGCCGAGGCGCTGAGCGCCGTGGCGGCGCGCGCTCGGCTCGGCGCCGACGTGGCAGCCGGGATACGCGGCGAGGGTGCGCGCACGACCTCGCCCGGCCACTGGGAACGGCTCGCAGTGTGTTGG harbors:
- a CDS encoding type II secretion system F family protein, coding for MTAAALVLALAVLTAPGPRRGWACAPATGARVGVPMRALAALGCAVPALWLPWPAVAAAAALTITLLVRRRRRRRARDRTHEAEVLQGALDVLVGELRIGAHPVAALTVAARESRGPVAEALSAVAARARLGADVAAGIRGEGARTTSPGHWERLAVCWQLAHTHGLAIATLLAAAQRDITERERFRGSVEAGMAGARATAVILAGLPVLGVLLGHAIGAEPLRFLLSEPAGGWLLLLGATLICAGLLWSDHITAGALS